Proteins co-encoded in one Xiphophorus hellerii strain 12219 chromosome 10, Xiphophorus_hellerii-4.1, whole genome shotgun sequence genomic window:
- the LOC116727386 gene encoding serine/threonine protein kinase KIN1-like: MDKSDQEHKRPASRRTKESHGKKIRASEIPGTSRSCQDLIESRRMLKRKMIEGKEEGSTPAKCRKEELQDQLPTRESSSSVDIIIERSSSVKLPSGESAEDCRPNNRRNSGDEIHGKRIRASEMPGTSRSCQDLIETRRMLKRKMTEGKEEGSTPAKCRKEELQDQLPTRESSSSVDIVIEINSSSTMPRCAESIGDSTPKRRKRAKKETRRKWTRVTKMFGPSKSHQDGTRIVRRLRRKITEEGEGSPTPAENENKGLLQQDATKEPPSSVDVSTGDLRKRNLKKEDKDIEEPQLRNRRKNTRKKTKKTKEMDSQRAEFQEKYTELHLLGKGGYGSVFAGHREVDKLPVAIKHIPKEKVDRKHNDENGREMALEVAIMLKLKNLSSSSSGQLATVSLLDWYELEEELLIVMERPTPSQDLNDYLDENGGCLHEEEAKVILKQLVEATIQLQDANIFHRDIKLENVLIERSSEGLQAYLIDFGLSCFDHGRKFTIFQGTHALESPEYRTQKKYFAGPTTVWQLGVVLFEILHDTNFDTNKFLKKKLKISKRLPKNCHDILTRCLKTNPEERPTLEELLNHRWFS; this comes from the exons ATGGATAAATCTGACCAGGAACACAAAAGGCCAGCCTCCAGGAGAACTAAAG aGAGCCATGGAAAAAAGATCAGGGCCTCTGAGATCCCTGGAACCTCAAGAAGCTGCCAGGACCTGATCGAATCCAGGAGGatgctgaagaggaagatgattgaaggaaaagaggaaggttCCACACCGGCCAAGTGCAGGAAGGAAGAACTCCAGGATCAGCTTCCAACCAGAGAGTCTTCCTCCTCAGTGGACATCATCATAG AGAGAAGCAGCAGCGTGAAGCTACCAAGTGGTGAGTCTGCTGAGGATTGCAGACCAAATAACAGGAGAAATTCTGGTGATGAGATCCACGGGAAAAGGATCAGGGCCTCTGAGATGCCTGGAACCTCAAGAAGCTGCCAGGACCTGATCGAAACCAGGAGGatgctgaagaggaagatgacagaaggaaaagaagaaggtTCAACACCAGCCAAGTGCAGGAAGGAAGAACTCCAGGATCAGCTTCCAACCAGAGAGTCTTCCTCCTCAGTGGACATCGTCATAG agatcaacagcagcagcacgaTGCCACGGTGTGCTGAGTCCATTGGAGACAGCACACCGAAGAGAAGGAAAAGGGCTAAAAAAGAGACCCGCCGAAAATGGACCAGGGTTACTAAGATGTTTGGACCATCCAAAAGCCACCAGGACGGGACGAGGATTGTGAGGAgactgaggagaaaaataacagaagaagGAGAGGGATCTCCAACACCGGCAGAGAATGAGAATAAGGGACTCCTGCAGCAGGACGCAACCAAAGAGCCCCCATCCTCAGTGGACGTCAGCACAG GCGATTTACGGAAGAGGAATCTGAAGAAGGAGGACAAGGACATTGAGGAACCACAGCTGAGGAATAGGAGGAAGAATACCAGgaagaagacgaagaagacaaaagaaatggaTTCCCAAAGAG CTGAATTCCAGGAAAAATATACTGAGCTGCATCTACTGGGAAAAGGAGGCTATGGATCTGTGTTTGCTGGACATCGAGAGGTGGATAAATTACCT GTGGCTATCAAACACATTCCAAAGGAAAAGGTGGACCGCAAACATAAC GATGAGAACGGTAGGGAGATGGCGTTGGAGGTGGCCATCATGCTGAAACTGAAGAATCTGAGTAGCAGTTCATCAGGGCAGTTGGCCACAGTGTCCCTGCTGGACTGGTATGaactggaggaggagctgctcaTAGTGATGGAGAGGCCCACGCCTTCGCAGGACCTCAATGACTACCTTGATGAGAATGGAGGTTGTCTACATGAGGAGGAGGCCAAG gtcattttaaaacagttggTGGAAGCAACGATTCAACTTCAGGATGCAAACATCTTCCACAGAGATATTAAATTGGAAAATGTCCTTATTGAGAGGAGCTCAGAAGGCCTACAAGCCTATCTCATAGACTTCGGTCTAAGCTGCTTTGACCACGGAAGGAAATTTACCATTTTCCAAG GGACCCATGCTCTTGAATCACCAGAGTATCGcacacaaaagaaatattttgctgGACCCACAACAGTGTGGCAGCTGGGAGTGGTCCTGTTTGAAATTCTCCACGATACAAATTTTGACACCAACAAATTTCTCAAAAAGAAGCTAAAGATCAGCAAGAGGCTTCCCAAAA ACTGCCATGATATTCTGACTAGGTGCCTGAAGACAAACCCAGAGGAGCGTCCCACACTGGAAGAGCTGCTCAATCACCGATGGTTTTCTTAA